Proteins co-encoded in one Camelus bactrianus isolate YW-2024 breed Bactrian camel chromosome 6, ASM4877302v1, whole genome shotgun sequence genomic window:
- the KLC1 gene encoding kinesin light chain 1 isoform X12, with amino-acid sequence MYDSMSTMVYIKEDKLEKLTQDEIISKTKQVIQGLEALKNEHNSILQSLLETLKCLKKDDESNLVEEKSNMIRKSLEMLELGLSEAQVMMALSNHLNAVESEKQKLRAQVRRLCQENQWLRDELANTQQKLQKSEQSVAQLEEEKKHLEFMNQLKKYDDDVSPSEDKDTDSTKEPLDDLFPNDDDDPGQGIQQQHSSAAAAAQQGGYEIPARLRTLHNLVIQYASQGRYEVAVPLCKQALEDLEKTSGHDHPDVATMLNILALVYRDQNKYKDAANLLNDALAIREKTLGKDHPAVAATLNNLAVLYGKRGKYKEAEPLCKRALEIREKVLGKDHPDVAKQLNNLALLCQNQGKYEEVEYYYQRALEIYQTKLGPDDPNVAKTKNNLASCYLKQGKFKQAETLYKEILTRAHEREFGSVDDENKPIWMHAEEREECKGKQKDGAAFGEYGGWYKACKVDSPTVTTTLKNLGALYRRQGKFEAAETLEEAAMRSRKQGLDNVHKQRVAEVLNDPENTEKRRSRESLSSDAVKYESGPDGGEEERNHCVADWRALSASRTDLAH; translated from the exons ATGTACGACAGCATGTCCACAATGGTGTACATAAAGGAAGATAAGTTGGAGAAGCTCACGCAGGACGAAATTATTTCTAAGACAAAGCAAGTAATTCAGGGGCTAGAAGCTCTGAAGAATGAGCACAATTCCATTTTACAAAGTTTGCTGGAGACACTGAAGTGTTTGAAGAAAGATGACGAAAGTAATCTGGTGGAGGAGAAATCAAACATGATCCGGAAGTCACTGGAGATGTTGGAGCTTGGCCTGAGTGAGGCACAG GTTATGATGGCTCTGTCCAATCACCTGAATGCCGTTGAGTCAGAGAAGCAGAAACTGCGTGCGCAGGTCCGCCGTCTATGCCAGGAGAATCAGTGGCTGCGGGATGAATTGGCCAACACGCAGCAGAAACTGCAGAAGAGTGAGCAGTCTGTGGCTCagctggaggaagaaaagaagcaCCTGGAATTCATGAACCAGCTGAAGAAGTACGACGATGACGTCTCCCCGTCC GAGGACAAAGACACCGATTCCACCAAAGAACCTCTGGACGACCTTTTCccaaatgatgatgatgacccCGGTCAAGGAA TCCAGCAGCAGCACAGCAGTGCGGCGGCAGCTGCCCAGCAGGGTGGCTACGAGATCCCAGCGCGGCTGCGCACCCTCCACAACCTGGTCATCCAGTACGCCTCGCAGGGGCGCTACGAGGTTGCCGTGCCCCTCTGCAAGCAGGCCCTGGAGGACCTGGAGAAGACCTCCGGCCACGACCACCCAGACGTGGCCACCATGCTGAATATCCTGGCCTTGGTCTACAG AGACCAGAATAAATACAAAGACGCAGCTAATCTACTGAATGATGCCTTGGCCATCCGTGAAAAAACTTTGGGCAAAGATCATCCTGCG GTGGCAGCAACTCTGAATAACCTCGCAGTGCTTTATGGCAAGAGAGGAAAGTACAAAGAAGCCGAGCCGCTGTGCAAGAGAGCCCTGGAGATCCGGGAGAAG GTTTTGGGAAAGGATCACCCTGATGTTGCCAAGCAGTTAAATAACTTGGCCTTACTGTGCCAGAACCAGGGCAAGTACGAGGAGGTGGAGTACTACTATCAGAGAGCCCTGGAGATCTACCAGACGAAGCTGGGGCCTGACGACCCCAACGTGGCCAAGACGAAAAATAACCTG GCATCCTGCTACCTGAAGCAAGGAAAATTCAAGCAGGCAGAAACCCTGTACAAAGAGATCCTCACCCGTGCGCATGAAAGGGAGTTTGGCTCTGTTGATG ATGAAAATAAACCCATTTGGATGCAtgctgaggaaagagaagaatgcAAA GGAAAGCAGAAGGATGGGGCAGCTTTTGGAGAGTATGGAGGCTGGTACAAAGCCTGCAAAGTTGATAG TCCAACTGTTACAACTACTTTAAAAAACCTTGGGGCACTTTACAGACGTCAAGGCAAATTTGAAGCTGCAGAAACATTGGAAGAAGCGGCCATGAGGTCACGTAAACAG GGTCTTGACAATGTTCACAAACAGAGAGTCGCTGAGGTGCTGAATGACCCTGAGAACACGGAGAAGCGGAGAAGCCGGGAGAGCCTCAGCTCGGACGCGGTCAAGTACGAGAGCGGCCCTGACGGAGGGGAGGAA
- the KLC1 gene encoding kinesin light chain 1 isoform X8 has translation MYDSMSTMVYIKEDKLEKLTQDEIISKTKQVIQGLEALKNEHNSILQSLLETLKCLKKDDESNLVEEKSNMIRKSLEMLELGLSEAQVMMALSNHLNAVESEKQKLRAQVRRLCQENQWLRDELANTQQKLQKSEQSVAQLEEEKKHLEFMNQLKKYDDDVSPSEDKDTDSTKEPLDDLFPNDDDDPGQGIQQQHSSAAAAAQQGGYEIPARLRTLHNLVIQYASQGRYEVAVPLCKQALEDLEKTSGHDHPDVATMLNILALVYRDQNKYKDAANLLNDALAIREKTLGKDHPAVAATLNNLAVLYGKRGKYKEAEPLCKRALEIREKVLGKDHPDVAKQLNNLALLCQNQGKYEEVEYYYQRALEIYQTKLGPDDPNVAKTKNNLASCYLKQGKFKQAETLYKEILTRAHEREFGSVDDENKPIWMHAEEREECKGKQKDGAAFGEYGGWYKACKVDSPTVTTTLKNLGALYRRQGKFEAAETLEEAAMRSRKQGLDNVHKQRVAEVLNDPENTEKRRSRESLSSDAVKYESGPDGGEEVSMSVEWSGDGTGSLKRSGSFSKLRASIKRSSEKLVRKLKGGSSRESEPKNPGNEIIVWQTGEL, from the exons ATGTACGACAGCATGTCCACAATGGTGTACATAAAGGAAGATAAGTTGGAGAAGCTCACGCAGGACGAAATTATTTCTAAGACAAAGCAAGTAATTCAGGGGCTAGAAGCTCTGAAGAATGAGCACAATTCCATTTTACAAAGTTTGCTGGAGACACTGAAGTGTTTGAAGAAAGATGACGAAAGTAATCTGGTGGAGGAGAAATCAAACATGATCCGGAAGTCACTGGAGATGTTGGAGCTTGGCCTGAGTGAGGCACAG GTTATGATGGCTCTGTCCAATCACCTGAATGCCGTTGAGTCAGAGAAGCAGAAACTGCGTGCGCAGGTCCGCCGTCTATGCCAGGAGAATCAGTGGCTGCGGGATGAATTGGCCAACACGCAGCAGAAACTGCAGAAGAGTGAGCAGTCTGTGGCTCagctggaggaagaaaagaagcaCCTGGAATTCATGAACCAGCTGAAGAAGTACGACGATGACGTCTCCCCGTCC GAGGACAAAGACACCGATTCCACCAAAGAACCTCTGGACGACCTTTTCccaaatgatgatgatgacccCGGTCAAGGAA TCCAGCAGCAGCACAGCAGTGCGGCGGCAGCTGCCCAGCAGGGTGGCTACGAGATCCCAGCGCGGCTGCGCACCCTCCACAACCTGGTCATCCAGTACGCCTCGCAGGGGCGCTACGAGGTTGCCGTGCCCCTCTGCAAGCAGGCCCTGGAGGACCTGGAGAAGACCTCCGGCCACGACCACCCAGACGTGGCCACCATGCTGAATATCCTGGCCTTGGTCTACAG AGACCAGAATAAATACAAAGACGCAGCTAATCTACTGAATGATGCCTTGGCCATCCGTGAAAAAACTTTGGGCAAAGATCATCCTGCG GTGGCAGCAACTCTGAATAACCTCGCAGTGCTTTATGGCAAGAGAGGAAAGTACAAAGAAGCCGAGCCGCTGTGCAAGAGAGCCCTGGAGATCCGGGAGAAG GTTTTGGGAAAGGATCACCCTGATGTTGCCAAGCAGTTAAATAACTTGGCCTTACTGTGCCAGAACCAGGGCAAGTACGAGGAGGTGGAGTACTACTATCAGAGAGCCCTGGAGATCTACCAGACGAAGCTGGGGCCTGACGACCCCAACGTGGCCAAGACGAAAAATAACCTG GCATCCTGCTACCTGAAGCAAGGAAAATTCAAGCAGGCAGAAACCCTGTACAAAGAGATCCTCACCCGTGCGCATGAAAGGGAGTTTGGCTCTGTTGATG ATGAAAATAAACCCATTTGGATGCAtgctgaggaaagagaagaatgcAAA GGAAAGCAGAAGGATGGGGCAGCTTTTGGAGAGTATGGAGGCTGGTACAAAGCCTGCAAAGTTGATAG TCCAACTGTTACAACTACTTTAAAAAACCTTGGGGCACTTTACAGACGTCAAGGCAAATTTGAAGCTGCAGAAACATTGGAAGAAGCGGCCATGAGGTCACGTAAACAG GGTCTTGACAATGTTCACAAACAGAGAGTCGCTGAGGTGCTGAATGACCCTGAGAACACGGAGAAGCGGAGAAGCCGGGAGAGCCTCAGCTCGGACGCGGTCAAGTACGAGAGCGGCCCTGACGGAGGGGAGGAAGTGAGTATGAGCGTAGAGTGGAGTGGG
- the KLC1 gene encoding kinesin light chain 1 isoform X11, with product MYDSMSTMVYIKEDKLEKLTQDEIISKTKQVIQGLEALKNEHNSILQSLLETLKCLKKDDESNLVEEKSNMIRKSLEMLELGLSEAQVMMALSNHLNAVESEKQKLRAQVRRLCQENQWLRDELANTQQKLQKSEQSVAQLEEEKKHLEFMNQLKKYDDDVSPSEDKDTDSTKEPLDDLFPNDDDDPGQGIQQQHSSAAAAAQQGGYEIPARLRTLHNLVIQYASQGRYEVAVPLCKQALEDLEKTSGHDHPDVATMLNILALVYRDQNKYKDAANLLNDALAIREKTLGKDHPAVAATLNNLAVLYGKRGKYKEAEPLCKRALEIREKVLGKDHPDVAKQLNNLALLCQNQGKYEEVEYYYQRALEIYQTKLGPDDPNVAKTKNNLASCYLKQGKFKQAETLYKEILTRAHEREFGSVDDENKPIWMHAEEREECKGKQKDGAAFGEYGGWYKACKVDSPTVTTTLKNLGALYRRQGKFEAAETLEEAAMRSRKQGLDNVHKQRVAEVLNDPENTEKRRSRESLSSDAVKYESGPDGGEEGVSSGASLCGERQRQQRPGGRQP from the exons ATGTACGACAGCATGTCCACAATGGTGTACATAAAGGAAGATAAGTTGGAGAAGCTCACGCAGGACGAAATTATTTCTAAGACAAAGCAAGTAATTCAGGGGCTAGAAGCTCTGAAGAATGAGCACAATTCCATTTTACAAAGTTTGCTGGAGACACTGAAGTGTTTGAAGAAAGATGACGAAAGTAATCTGGTGGAGGAGAAATCAAACATGATCCGGAAGTCACTGGAGATGTTGGAGCTTGGCCTGAGTGAGGCACAG GTTATGATGGCTCTGTCCAATCACCTGAATGCCGTTGAGTCAGAGAAGCAGAAACTGCGTGCGCAGGTCCGCCGTCTATGCCAGGAGAATCAGTGGCTGCGGGATGAATTGGCCAACACGCAGCAGAAACTGCAGAAGAGTGAGCAGTCTGTGGCTCagctggaggaagaaaagaagcaCCTGGAATTCATGAACCAGCTGAAGAAGTACGACGATGACGTCTCCCCGTCC GAGGACAAAGACACCGATTCCACCAAAGAACCTCTGGACGACCTTTTCccaaatgatgatgatgacccCGGTCAAGGAA TCCAGCAGCAGCACAGCAGTGCGGCGGCAGCTGCCCAGCAGGGTGGCTACGAGATCCCAGCGCGGCTGCGCACCCTCCACAACCTGGTCATCCAGTACGCCTCGCAGGGGCGCTACGAGGTTGCCGTGCCCCTCTGCAAGCAGGCCCTGGAGGACCTGGAGAAGACCTCCGGCCACGACCACCCAGACGTGGCCACCATGCTGAATATCCTGGCCTTGGTCTACAG AGACCAGAATAAATACAAAGACGCAGCTAATCTACTGAATGATGCCTTGGCCATCCGTGAAAAAACTTTGGGCAAAGATCATCCTGCG GTGGCAGCAACTCTGAATAACCTCGCAGTGCTTTATGGCAAGAGAGGAAAGTACAAAGAAGCCGAGCCGCTGTGCAAGAGAGCCCTGGAGATCCGGGAGAAG GTTTTGGGAAAGGATCACCCTGATGTTGCCAAGCAGTTAAATAACTTGGCCTTACTGTGCCAGAACCAGGGCAAGTACGAGGAGGTGGAGTACTACTATCAGAGAGCCCTGGAGATCTACCAGACGAAGCTGGGGCCTGACGACCCCAACGTGGCCAAGACGAAAAATAACCTG GCATCCTGCTACCTGAAGCAAGGAAAATTCAAGCAGGCAGAAACCCTGTACAAAGAGATCCTCACCCGTGCGCATGAAAGGGAGTTTGGCTCTGTTGATG ATGAAAATAAACCCATTTGGATGCAtgctgaggaaagagaagaatgcAAA GGAAAGCAGAAGGATGGGGCAGCTTTTGGAGAGTATGGAGGCTGGTACAAAGCCTGCAAAGTTGATAG TCCAACTGTTACAACTACTTTAAAAAACCTTGGGGCACTTTACAGACGTCAAGGCAAATTTGAAGCTGCAGAAACATTGGAAGAAGCGGCCATGAGGTCACGTAAACAG GGTCTTGACAATGTTCACAAACAGAGAGTCGCTGAGGTGCTGAATGACCCTGAGAACACGGAGAAGCGGAGAAGCCGGGAGAGCCTCAGCTCGGACGCGGTCAAGTACGAGAGCGGCCCTGACGGAGGGGAGGAA
- the KLC1 gene encoding kinesin light chain 1 isoform X10 produces the protein MYDSMSTMVYIKEDKLEKLTQDEIISKTKQVIQGLEALKNEHNSILQSLLETLKCLKKDDESNLVEEKSNMIRKSLEMLELGLSEAQVMMALSNHLNAVESEKQKLRAQVRRLCQENQWLRDELANTQQKLQKSEQSVAQLEEEKKHLEFMNQLKKYDDDVSPSEDKDTDSTKEPLDDLFPNDDDDPGQGIQQQHSSAAAAAQQGGYEIPARLRTLHNLVIQYASQGRYEVAVPLCKQALEDLEKTSGHDHPDVATMLNILALVYRDQNKYKDAANLLNDALAIREKTLGKDHPAVAATLNNLAVLYGKRGKYKEAEPLCKRALEIREKVLGKDHPDVAKQLNNLALLCQNQGKYEEVEYYYQRALEIYQTKLGPDDPNVAKTKNNLASCYLKQGKFKQAETLYKEILTRAHEREFGSVDDENKPIWMHAEEREECKGKQKDGAAFGEYGGWYKACKVDSPTVTTTLKNLGALYRRQGKFEAAETLEEAAMRSRKQGLDNVHKQRVAEVLNDPENTEKRRSRESLSSDAVKYESGPDGGEEVSMSVEWSGGVSSGASLCGERQRQQRPGGRQP, from the exons ATGTACGACAGCATGTCCACAATGGTGTACATAAAGGAAGATAAGTTGGAGAAGCTCACGCAGGACGAAATTATTTCTAAGACAAAGCAAGTAATTCAGGGGCTAGAAGCTCTGAAGAATGAGCACAATTCCATTTTACAAAGTTTGCTGGAGACACTGAAGTGTTTGAAGAAAGATGACGAAAGTAATCTGGTGGAGGAGAAATCAAACATGATCCGGAAGTCACTGGAGATGTTGGAGCTTGGCCTGAGTGAGGCACAG GTTATGATGGCTCTGTCCAATCACCTGAATGCCGTTGAGTCAGAGAAGCAGAAACTGCGTGCGCAGGTCCGCCGTCTATGCCAGGAGAATCAGTGGCTGCGGGATGAATTGGCCAACACGCAGCAGAAACTGCAGAAGAGTGAGCAGTCTGTGGCTCagctggaggaagaaaagaagcaCCTGGAATTCATGAACCAGCTGAAGAAGTACGACGATGACGTCTCCCCGTCC GAGGACAAAGACACCGATTCCACCAAAGAACCTCTGGACGACCTTTTCccaaatgatgatgatgacccCGGTCAAGGAA TCCAGCAGCAGCACAGCAGTGCGGCGGCAGCTGCCCAGCAGGGTGGCTACGAGATCCCAGCGCGGCTGCGCACCCTCCACAACCTGGTCATCCAGTACGCCTCGCAGGGGCGCTACGAGGTTGCCGTGCCCCTCTGCAAGCAGGCCCTGGAGGACCTGGAGAAGACCTCCGGCCACGACCACCCAGACGTGGCCACCATGCTGAATATCCTGGCCTTGGTCTACAG AGACCAGAATAAATACAAAGACGCAGCTAATCTACTGAATGATGCCTTGGCCATCCGTGAAAAAACTTTGGGCAAAGATCATCCTGCG GTGGCAGCAACTCTGAATAACCTCGCAGTGCTTTATGGCAAGAGAGGAAAGTACAAAGAAGCCGAGCCGCTGTGCAAGAGAGCCCTGGAGATCCGGGAGAAG GTTTTGGGAAAGGATCACCCTGATGTTGCCAAGCAGTTAAATAACTTGGCCTTACTGTGCCAGAACCAGGGCAAGTACGAGGAGGTGGAGTACTACTATCAGAGAGCCCTGGAGATCTACCAGACGAAGCTGGGGCCTGACGACCCCAACGTGGCCAAGACGAAAAATAACCTG GCATCCTGCTACCTGAAGCAAGGAAAATTCAAGCAGGCAGAAACCCTGTACAAAGAGATCCTCACCCGTGCGCATGAAAGGGAGTTTGGCTCTGTTGATG ATGAAAATAAACCCATTTGGATGCAtgctgaggaaagagaagaatgcAAA GGAAAGCAGAAGGATGGGGCAGCTTTTGGAGAGTATGGAGGCTGGTACAAAGCCTGCAAAGTTGATAG TCCAACTGTTACAACTACTTTAAAAAACCTTGGGGCACTTTACAGACGTCAAGGCAAATTTGAAGCTGCAGAAACATTGGAAGAAGCGGCCATGAGGTCACGTAAACAG GGTCTTGACAATGTTCACAAACAGAGAGTCGCTGAGGTGCTGAATGACCCTGAGAACACGGAGAAGCGGAGAAGCCGGGAGAGCCTCAGCTCGGACGCGGTCAAGTACGAGAGCGGCCCTGACGGAGGGGAGGAAGTGAGTATGAGCGTAGAGTGGAGTGGG
- the KLC1 gene encoding kinesin light chain 1 isoform X13 codes for MYDSMSTMVYIKEDKLEKLTQDEIISKTKQVIQGLEALKNEHNSILQSLLETLKCLKKDDESNLVEEKSNMIRKSLEMLELGLSEAQVMMALSNHLNAVESEKQKLRAQVRRLCQENQWLRDELANTQQKLQKSEQSVAQLEEEKKHLEFMNQLKKYDDDVSPSEDKDTDSTKEPLDDLFPNDDDDPGQGIQQQHSSAAAAAQQGGYEIPARLRTLHNLVIQYASQGRYEVAVPLCKQALEDLEKTSGHDHPDVATMLNILALVYRDQNKYKDAANLLNDALAIREKTLGKDHPAVAATLNNLAVLYGKRGKYKEAEPLCKRALEIREKVLGKDHPDVAKQLNNLALLCQNQGKYEEVEYYYQRALEIYQTKLGPDDPNVAKTKNNLASCYLKQGKFKQAETLYKEILTRAHEREFGSVDDENKPIWMHAEEREECKGKQKDGAAFGEYGGWYKACKVDSPTVTTTLKNLGALYRRQGKFEAAETLEEAAMRSRKQGLDNVHKQRVAEVLNDPENTEKRRSRESLSSDAVKYESGPDGGEEVSMSVEWSGMRKMKLGLVK; via the exons ATGTACGACAGCATGTCCACAATGGTGTACATAAAGGAAGATAAGTTGGAGAAGCTCACGCAGGACGAAATTATTTCTAAGACAAAGCAAGTAATTCAGGGGCTAGAAGCTCTGAAGAATGAGCACAATTCCATTTTACAAAGTTTGCTGGAGACACTGAAGTGTTTGAAGAAAGATGACGAAAGTAATCTGGTGGAGGAGAAATCAAACATGATCCGGAAGTCACTGGAGATGTTGGAGCTTGGCCTGAGTGAGGCACAG GTTATGATGGCTCTGTCCAATCACCTGAATGCCGTTGAGTCAGAGAAGCAGAAACTGCGTGCGCAGGTCCGCCGTCTATGCCAGGAGAATCAGTGGCTGCGGGATGAATTGGCCAACACGCAGCAGAAACTGCAGAAGAGTGAGCAGTCTGTGGCTCagctggaggaagaaaagaagcaCCTGGAATTCATGAACCAGCTGAAGAAGTACGACGATGACGTCTCCCCGTCC GAGGACAAAGACACCGATTCCACCAAAGAACCTCTGGACGACCTTTTCccaaatgatgatgatgacccCGGTCAAGGAA TCCAGCAGCAGCACAGCAGTGCGGCGGCAGCTGCCCAGCAGGGTGGCTACGAGATCCCAGCGCGGCTGCGCACCCTCCACAACCTGGTCATCCAGTACGCCTCGCAGGGGCGCTACGAGGTTGCCGTGCCCCTCTGCAAGCAGGCCCTGGAGGACCTGGAGAAGACCTCCGGCCACGACCACCCAGACGTGGCCACCATGCTGAATATCCTGGCCTTGGTCTACAG AGACCAGAATAAATACAAAGACGCAGCTAATCTACTGAATGATGCCTTGGCCATCCGTGAAAAAACTTTGGGCAAAGATCATCCTGCG GTGGCAGCAACTCTGAATAACCTCGCAGTGCTTTATGGCAAGAGAGGAAAGTACAAAGAAGCCGAGCCGCTGTGCAAGAGAGCCCTGGAGATCCGGGAGAAG GTTTTGGGAAAGGATCACCCTGATGTTGCCAAGCAGTTAAATAACTTGGCCTTACTGTGCCAGAACCAGGGCAAGTACGAGGAGGTGGAGTACTACTATCAGAGAGCCCTGGAGATCTACCAGACGAAGCTGGGGCCTGACGACCCCAACGTGGCCAAGACGAAAAATAACCTG GCATCCTGCTACCTGAAGCAAGGAAAATTCAAGCAGGCAGAAACCCTGTACAAAGAGATCCTCACCCGTGCGCATGAAAGGGAGTTTGGCTCTGTTGATG ATGAAAATAAACCCATTTGGATGCAtgctgaggaaagagaagaatgcAAA GGAAAGCAGAAGGATGGGGCAGCTTTTGGAGAGTATGGAGGCTGGTACAAAGCCTGCAAAGTTGATAG TCCAACTGTTACAACTACTTTAAAAAACCTTGGGGCACTTTACAGACGTCAAGGCAAATTTGAAGCTGCAGAAACATTGGAAGAAGCGGCCATGAGGTCACGTAAACAG GGTCTTGACAATGTTCACAAACAGAGAGTCGCTGAGGTGCTGAATGACCCTGAGAACACGGAGAAGCGGAGAAGCCGGGAGAGCCTCAGCTCGGACGCGGTCAAGTACGAGAGCGGCCCTGACGGAGGGGAGGAAGTGAGTATGAGCGTAGAGTGGAGTGGG
- the KLC1 gene encoding kinesin light chain 1 isoform X9, translating into MYDSMSTMVYIKEDKLEKLTQDEIISKTKQVIQGLEALKNEHNSILQSLLETLKCLKKDDESNLVEEKSNMIRKSLEMLELGLSEAQVMMALSNHLNAVESEKQKLRAQVRRLCQENQWLRDELANTQQKLQKSEQSVAQLEEEKKHLEFMNQLKKYDDDVSPSEDKDTDSTKEPLDDLFPNDDDDPGQGIQQQHSSAAAAAQQGGYEIPARLRTLHNLVIQYASQGRYEVAVPLCKQALEDLEKTSGHDHPDVATMLNILALVYRDQNKYKDAANLLNDALAIREKTLGKDHPAVAATLNNLAVLYGKRGKYKEAEPLCKRALEIREKVLGKDHPDVAKQLNNLALLCQNQGKYEEVEYYYQRALEIYQTKLGPDDPNVAKTKNNLASCYLKQGKFKQAETLYKEILTRAHEREFGSVDDENKPIWMHAEEREECKGKQKDGAAFGEYGGWYKACKVDSPTVTTTLKNLGALYRRQGKFEAAETLEEAAMRSRKQGLDNVHKQRVAEVLNDPENTEKRRSRESLSSDAVKYESGPDGGEEDGTGSLKRSGSFSKLRASIKRSSEKLVRKLKGGSSRESEPKNPGNEIIVWQTGEL; encoded by the exons ATGTACGACAGCATGTCCACAATGGTGTACATAAAGGAAGATAAGTTGGAGAAGCTCACGCAGGACGAAATTATTTCTAAGACAAAGCAAGTAATTCAGGGGCTAGAAGCTCTGAAGAATGAGCACAATTCCATTTTACAAAGTTTGCTGGAGACACTGAAGTGTTTGAAGAAAGATGACGAAAGTAATCTGGTGGAGGAGAAATCAAACATGATCCGGAAGTCACTGGAGATGTTGGAGCTTGGCCTGAGTGAGGCACAG GTTATGATGGCTCTGTCCAATCACCTGAATGCCGTTGAGTCAGAGAAGCAGAAACTGCGTGCGCAGGTCCGCCGTCTATGCCAGGAGAATCAGTGGCTGCGGGATGAATTGGCCAACACGCAGCAGAAACTGCAGAAGAGTGAGCAGTCTGTGGCTCagctggaggaagaaaagaagcaCCTGGAATTCATGAACCAGCTGAAGAAGTACGACGATGACGTCTCCCCGTCC GAGGACAAAGACACCGATTCCACCAAAGAACCTCTGGACGACCTTTTCccaaatgatgatgatgacccCGGTCAAGGAA TCCAGCAGCAGCACAGCAGTGCGGCGGCAGCTGCCCAGCAGGGTGGCTACGAGATCCCAGCGCGGCTGCGCACCCTCCACAACCTGGTCATCCAGTACGCCTCGCAGGGGCGCTACGAGGTTGCCGTGCCCCTCTGCAAGCAGGCCCTGGAGGACCTGGAGAAGACCTCCGGCCACGACCACCCAGACGTGGCCACCATGCTGAATATCCTGGCCTTGGTCTACAG AGACCAGAATAAATACAAAGACGCAGCTAATCTACTGAATGATGCCTTGGCCATCCGTGAAAAAACTTTGGGCAAAGATCATCCTGCG GTGGCAGCAACTCTGAATAACCTCGCAGTGCTTTATGGCAAGAGAGGAAAGTACAAAGAAGCCGAGCCGCTGTGCAAGAGAGCCCTGGAGATCCGGGAGAAG GTTTTGGGAAAGGATCACCCTGATGTTGCCAAGCAGTTAAATAACTTGGCCTTACTGTGCCAGAACCAGGGCAAGTACGAGGAGGTGGAGTACTACTATCAGAGAGCCCTGGAGATCTACCAGACGAAGCTGGGGCCTGACGACCCCAACGTGGCCAAGACGAAAAATAACCTG GCATCCTGCTACCTGAAGCAAGGAAAATTCAAGCAGGCAGAAACCCTGTACAAAGAGATCCTCACCCGTGCGCATGAAAGGGAGTTTGGCTCTGTTGATG ATGAAAATAAACCCATTTGGATGCAtgctgaggaaagagaagaatgcAAA GGAAAGCAGAAGGATGGGGCAGCTTTTGGAGAGTATGGAGGCTGGTACAAAGCCTGCAAAGTTGATAG TCCAACTGTTACAACTACTTTAAAAAACCTTGGGGCACTTTACAGACGTCAAGGCAAATTTGAAGCTGCAGAAACATTGGAAGAAGCGGCCATGAGGTCACGTAAACAG GGTCTTGACAATGTTCACAAACAGAGAGTCGCTGAGGTGCTGAATGACCCTGAGAACACGGAGAAGCGGAGAAGCCGGGAGAGCCTCAGCTCGGACGCGGTCAAGTACGAGAGCGGCCCTGACGGAGGGGAGGAA